From the genome of Odocoileus virginianus isolate 20LAN1187 ecotype Illinois chromosome 16, Ovbor_1.2, whole genome shotgun sequence, one region includes:
- the LOC110123351 gene encoding protein LLP homolog: MAKSLQSKWKRKMRAEKRKKNAPKELSRLKSILKIDGDVLMKDVQEIATVVEPKHCQEKTQCVVKDETDDMKMETDNKRNKKTLLDQHGQYPIWMNERQRKRLKAEREKKKGKSKAKAVKAAKGLTW; this comes from the coding sequence ATGGCTAAAAGTTTACAGAGCAAGTGGAAAAGGAAGATGCgtgctgaaaagagaaaaaagaatgccCCAAAGGAGCTCAGCAGACTTAAAAGTATTCTTAAAATAGATGGTGATGTTTTAATGAAAGATGTTCAAGAGATAGCAACTGTGGTGGAACCCAAACATTGTCAAGAGAAAACGCAGTGTGTGGTGAAAGATGAAACAGATGACATGAAGATGGAGACTGAtaataagagaaacaaaaagactcTTCTGGACCAGCATGGGCAGTACCCCATATGGATGAACGAGAGgcaaaggaaaagactgaaagcagaacgtgagaaaaagaaggggaaaagcaaagcaaaagccGTGAAGGCAGCCAAGGGGCTGACCTGGTAG